Proteins co-encoded in one Synergistaceae bacterium genomic window:
- a CDS encoding ABC transporter ATP-binding protein gives MLEVKDIHCGYDGAPVIRGLSLEVNKGEIVAIIGANGAGKSTTMRAVCGLMHPTRGQILFEGEDITRAPASSNVRKGLSYIPEGRRLFPKLTVKENLELGAFIHDDRALIEERLEEMFKLFPRLKDRSAQTAETLSGGEQQMCAIARGLMSGPKLIMLDELSLGLMPSLVERVFETVVLINERGITVLLVEQMVQEALEIADRGYVLQTGRLVQSGTARELLDSDEVKRAYMGM, from the coding sequence ATGCTCGAGGTTAAAGATATCCACTGCGGCTACGACGGCGCTCCCGTCATACGCGGCCTATCCCTGGAGGTGAACAAGGGGGAGATCGTGGCTATAATCGGCGCGAACGGCGCGGGAAAATCGACCACCATGCGCGCCGTGTGCGGGCTTATGCATCCGACACGAGGCCAGATCCTGTTCGAGGGAGAGGACATCACCAGGGCTCCCGCGTCGTCCAATGTCCGAAAGGGGCTGTCCTACATACCGGAGGGGAGAAGGCTCTTCCCCAAGCTCACAGTCAAGGAGAACCTCGAGCTCGGCGCCTTCATCCACGACGACCGGGCACTGATCGAGGAGAGGCTTGAGGAGATGTTCAAGCTCTTCCCCAGGCTGAAGGACAGGAGTGCCCAGACGGCCGAGACCCTGAGCGGCGGGGAGCAGCAGATGTGCGCCATAGCCAGGGGCCTCATGTCGGGACCCAAGCTCATAATGCTGGACGAGCTGTCGCTCGGCCTGATGCCGAGCCTGGTTGAGAGGGTCTTCGAGACGGTGGTCCTGATCAACGAGAGGGGCATCACGGTGCTGCTGGTGGAGCAGATGGTCCAGGAGGCGCTGGAGATAGCGGACAGGGGTTACGTTCTGCAGACGGGCAGACTGGTCCAGTCGGGCACGGCAAGGGAACTGCTCGACTCCGACGAGGTCAAGAGGGCTTACATGGGCATGTAG
- a CDS encoding ABC transporter ATP-binding protein, with translation MAILTVKNLTKTFGALVANNDVSFDVERGSIVGLIGPNGAGKTTLFNCVAGMYRPTSGRVFFEDRDITNLPSWRIARLGVARTFQVVRPLREMTVMENILVGAYMRTGNPEEAASIAERCLDMSLLSPYKNRRAGGLTIGNKKRLEVARALATGPRLILLDEAAAGLTSSETREMVELIQRMKDDGITVLMVEHIMEAIMPIADKLVVLNGGEKISEDAPEAVVKDPEVIRAYFGEKYSKRLQRDSKGVDSDGRDARG, from the coding sequence ATGGCCATACTGACAGTCAAAAACCTGACGAAGACCTTCGGTGCCCTCGTCGCCAACAACGACGTCTCGTTCGACGTGGAGAGGGGCTCGATAGTCGGCCTCATAGGACCCAACGGAGCGGGCAAGACCACTCTGTTCAATTGCGTGGCCGGTATGTACAGGCCGACATCGGGGAGGGTTTTCTTCGAGGACAGGGATATCACCAACCTGCCCTCGTGGAGGATCGCCAGGCTAGGGGTGGCAAGGACCTTCCAGGTGGTCCGTCCCCTGAGGGAGATGACCGTGATGGAGAATATCCTCGTGGGGGCCTACATGCGCACCGGCAATCCCGAAGAGGCCGCCTCCATAGCGGAAAGGTGCCTTGACATGAGCCTCTTGTCTCCCTATAAGAACCGCCGGGCAGGCGGGCTGACCATAGGGAACAAGAAGAGGCTCGAGGTCGCGCGTGCTCTGGCCACCGGTCCGAGGCTGATCCTGCTGGACGAGGCCGCCGCGGGACTGACCTCCAGCGAGACCAGGGAGATGGTGGAGCTGATCCAGAGGATGAAGGACGATGGCATCACCGTGCTCATGGTGGAGCACATAATGGAGGCTATAATGCCGATCGCCGACAAGCTCGTCGTGCTGAACGGGGGGGAGAAGATAAGCGAGGACGCCCCGGAGGCGGTGGTCAAGGACCCCGAGGTGATCAGGGCCTATTTCGGAGAGAAATACAGCAAAAGACTGCAGAGGGATTCGAAGGGAGTTGATAGCGATGGCCGCGATGCTCGAGGTTAA
- a CDS encoding branched-chain amino acid ABC transporter permease yields MNTKKLSDRLWYALLAGAVVLPFIPGGVENTFHGHVLTMVLLYAAMAQAWNIISGYCGQTSFGHAVFFGIGAYGAAMAVVQYNSLPWFGAPVGALLAAVVSIPISAPCFRLKGHYFAIATFAIVEIFNRLFMIWNWVGGAIGLDYPILEDGWRNFSWSSDKTGYYFGALFLFALIFGVVRWIDSHRMGYYLRAVREGQETAESLGVNSSVVKLSAMALSAGLAGLCGAFFAQYNYRVDPPMVMSLDMSMKFVLITILGGLGTFWGPLLGAAVLIPLQEYTRAYLTHLGSGIDLIVFGLIIIVTMIRQPTGIMGLIRRLAPREEDPSAKGGDL; encoded by the coding sequence ATGAATACTAAAAAACTATCGGATAGACTATGGTACGCTCTTCTCGCTGGCGCGGTCGTCCTCCCGTTCATACCGGGCGGCGTGGAGAACACATTTCACGGTCACGTTCTGACGATGGTACTGCTCTATGCGGCCATGGCCCAGGCCTGGAACATCATCAGCGGCTACTGCGGGCAGACCTCCTTCGGACATGCCGTATTCTTTGGAATAGGCGCCTACGGTGCGGCGATGGCCGTGGTCCAGTACAACTCCCTGCCCTGGTTCGGCGCTCCCGTCGGGGCGCTGCTGGCCGCGGTGGTTTCGATACCGATCAGCGCTCCATGTTTCCGCCTGAAGGGGCACTACTTCGCCATAGCCACCTTCGCCATCGTCGAGATATTCAACAGGCTCTTCATGATCTGGAACTGGGTGGGTGGCGCGATAGGGCTCGACTACCCGATACTGGAGGACGGTTGGAGGAACTTCTCCTGGTCCTCCGACAAGACGGGCTACTACTTCGGGGCGCTCTTCCTCTTCGCGCTGATATTCGGCGTAGTGCGCTGGATCGACTCCCACAGGATGGGCTACTACCTTAGGGCGGTGCGAGAGGGACAGGAGACCGCCGAGTCGCTCGGGGTCAACAGCTCCGTGGTGAAACTGTCGGCCATGGCTCTGTCCGCCGGACTCGCGGGCCTCTGCGGCGCATTCTTCGCACAGTACAACTACAGGGTCGATCCTCCGATGGTGATGTCGCTTGACATGTCGATGAAGTTCGTGCTGATCACCATCCTCGGCGGACTGGGGACCTTCTGGGGGCCGCTTCTCGGGGCCGCGGTTCTGATACCGCTGCAGGAGTACACACGGGCCTACCTGACCCACCTTGGGTCCGGCATCGACCTGATAGTATTCGGGTTGATAATCATCGTCACGATGATCCGACAGCCTACGGGTATCATGGGGCTTATCCGCCGATTGGCGCCTCGCGAAGAGGATCCTTCCGCAAAGGGAGGTGACCTGTGA
- a CDS encoding branched-chain amino acid ABC transporter permease, which yields MSSFLQVLLDGLLNGLVYALVAAGLSMIWGVMDVINFAHGEFLMVGMYVSYWIGFFLNVDPLFSWIAAGVFLFIMGAATYRLIIRNSLGKSAMAPLLATFGLSMVLKNFCMNRFTPNFRLLSGTIMEGKTISLGGAILSVPQLVTAAFALVVLACLYWMLKKTRLGWAIQATAMDSEAAELMGIRTEHIYLMVFGIGGACVGITGGMMTSYLAVYPEVGSLFSLIAFVVVALGGFGSIPGALLAALIIGLVESFTGFYIAAVVKYAAVFAVYLAVILVRPRGLFGW from the coding sequence ATGAGCAGTTTTCTTCAGGTCCTTCTGGATGGCCTTCTCAACGGCCTTGTCTATGCGCTTGTCGCCGCGGGACTGAGTATGATATGGGGAGTTATGGACGTAATAAACTTCGCACACGGGGAGTTCCTGATGGTCGGGATGTACGTCAGCTACTGGATAGGCTTCTTTCTGAACGTGGACCCCCTCTTTTCCTGGATCGCGGCGGGTGTCTTCCTGTTTATCATGGGGGCGGCGACCTACAGGCTGATAATCAGGAACAGCCTCGGGAAGTCCGCCATGGCGCCTCTGCTTGCCACTTTCGGGCTCTCGATGGTTCTGAAAAACTTCTGCATGAACCGCTTCACCCCGAACTTCAGGCTGCTGTCCGGGACCATAATGGAGGGCAAGACCATCTCCCTGGGCGGCGCCATACTTTCCGTGCCTCAACTTGTGACCGCTGCCTTCGCTCTTGTCGTCCTAGCCTGCCTCTACTGGATGCTGAAGAAGACCAGGCTTGGATGGGCGATACAGGCAACAGCGATGGACAGCGAGGCGGCGGAGTTAATGGGTATCAGAACCGAGCATATCTATCTCATGGTATTCGGGATCGGCGGCGCCTGCGTCGGAATAACAGGGGGCATGATGACCTCATACCTTGCCGTCTACCCTGAGGTCGGGTCTCTGTTCAGCCTGATCGCGTTCGTCGTCGTCGCGCTCGGAGGTTTTGGAAGCATCCCGGGCGCCCTGCTGGCGGCGTTAATAATCGGGCTGGTGGAGTCCTTCACGGGCTTCTACATTGCCGCCGTGGTGAAGTACGCGGCGGTCTTCGCCGTCTACCTGGCGGTCATACTGGTTCGCCCGAGAGGGCTGTTCGGGTGGTGA
- a CDS encoding ABC transporter substrate-binding protein has product MLRKIAFTIVVCVLGALLLAGGAVAEEKVIKIGTLFPLTGSSAVSGQNCLNSVLAAAELINGAYEDFNVPLAAKAGLLDGYKIEIIKADHQGKPDVAKSEAERLYNQEGVFAIIGSYNSAATKPASAVAERAKKLFLCGASSSAALTERDYKYFFRHAPTDAIEATEFTDYITYLNEEKGAGIKTLGLIYENTEFGKHAADEGKAAAAKIGLEVVADVPFNNGATNLNSEVQTLKAANPDAVFGAALGGDYSLWVRTMKQVNWLPRIAINFCTGYQNPAVQKELAGDGDYFMGGMSFSPELAKDFMPEALKVQEKFYFPLANQEFDSDSLQEAVMLLVLGQAIEMAGEVDTEKVREILATETFESPLSLSGEVAFEPGGQNIKALSVITQIKDLQYNTIYPEKFQNSDPIFPMTPWDERD; this is encoded by the coding sequence ATGCTCAGGAAAATCGCTTTCACCATTGTAGTATGTGTGCTAGGCGCTCTTCTCTTGGCCGGAGGCGCTGTGGCCGAGGAGAAGGTAATCAAGATCGGCACTCTCTTCCCGCTGACCGGTTCGTCGGCCGTTTCCGGACAGAACTGCCTGAACTCCGTTCTCGCCGCGGCCGAGCTGATCAACGGCGCTTACGAGGATTTCAACGTTCCCCTAGCGGCGAAGGCCGGCCTGCTGGACGGATACAAGATCGAGATAATCAAGGCCGATCACCAGGGCAAGCCCGATGTCGCGAAGTCCGAGGCGGAGCGCCTGTACAACCAGGAGGGCGTCTTCGCCATCATAGGCAGCTATAATAGCGCGGCCACGAAGCCCGCCAGCGCGGTGGCCGAGCGGGCCAAGAAGCTCTTCCTATGCGGGGCGTCCAGCTCCGCCGCGCTCACCGAGAGGGATTACAAGTACTTCTTCCGCCATGCCCCGACCGACGCCATCGAGGCCACCGAGTTCACCGACTACATCACGTACCTCAACGAGGAGAAGGGTGCGGGGATAAAGACCCTCGGCCTCATCTACGAGAACACCGAGTTCGGAAAGCACGCGGCCGACGAGGGCAAGGCGGCGGCGGCGAAGATCGGTCTCGAGGTCGTGGCGGACGTCCCGTTCAACAACGGCGCGACCAACCTCAACAGCGAGGTCCAGACCCTCAAGGCGGCCAATCCGGACGCGGTCTTCGGTGCGGCTCTGGGCGGAGACTACTCACTGTGGGTGCGCACCATGAAGCAGGTCAACTGGCTTCCCAGGATCGCCATCAACTTCTGCACCGGCTACCAGAACCCCGCGGTCCAGAAGGAGCTCGCAGGGGACGGAGACTACTTCATGGGCGGAATGAGCTTCTCACCGGAGCTGGCGAAGGACTTCATGCCCGAGGCCCTGAAGGTGCAGGAGAAATTCTACTTCCCGCTCGCCAACCAGGAGTTTGACAGTGACTCCCTCCAGGAGGCCGTCATGCTGCTGGTCCTGGGCCAGGCCATTGAGATGGCCGGCGAGGTCGACACTGAGAAGGTCCGCGAGATACTTGCGACCGAGACCTTCGAGTCCCCCCTCTCCCTCAGCGGCGAGGTGGCCTTCGAGCCGGGCGGCCAGAACATCAAGGCCCTCAGCGTCATCACGCAGATCAAGGACCTTCAGTACAACACCATCTATCCGGAGAAGTTCCAGAACTCCGATCCAATATTCCCGATGACCCCCTGGGACGAGAGGGACTAG
- a CDS encoding HAD family phosphatase, translating to MKLVVTDIDETLSIGNDISPEVVSACERLRKNGWDIMVATGRMLASSMHHVRATGTELPAIVYNGARVMDHRTRRPVFETPMDPGLAHEVLKAGWDCPVELQVVGDELAFCREDDHITGSYLTGSGITVEASCEAPFTPDQVFRVLFYGERKHILPLERKMKHSFGDRAEIMQAGEGYLDVLSPGVSKGSALRRWLDSLSERPEIVVAVGDHHNDVEMLKEADLAAAPLDATPEVLSVADIVMPSAFDAGFARLAEWLLRMDEERIPRAAGMPGNKLYV from the coding sequence ATGAAGCTAGTGGTTACGGATATCGACGAGACCTTGTCCATAGGAAACGACATCTCGCCGGAGGTTGTGTCCGCCTGCGAGCGCCTTCGCAAAAATGGCTGGGACATCATGGTGGCGACCGGCAGAATGCTCGCCTCCTCTATGCATCACGTAAGAGCGACGGGGACGGAGTTGCCCGCGATCGTCTACAACGGGGCCAGGGTTATGGATCACAGGACACGCAGGCCCGTCTTCGAGACACCAATGGATCCCGGCCTGGCCCACGAGGTCCTCAAGGCAGGCTGGGACTGCCCAGTCGAGCTTCAGGTGGTAGGCGACGAACTCGCCTTCTGCAGGGAGGATGATCACATAACGGGCAGCTACCTCACCGGGTCCGGAATCACCGTGGAGGCCTCCTGCGAGGCGCCTTTCACTCCTGACCAGGTCTTCCGGGTGCTCTTCTACGGCGAGAGAAAGCACATACTGCCGCTGGAACGGAAGATGAAACACAGTTTCGGAGACAGGGCCGAGATCATGCAGGCGGGCGAGGGATACCTCGACGTGCTGTCCCCGGGAGTGTCCAAGGGGTCGGCTCTGCGGAGGTGGCTGGATTCACTCTCGGAGCGTCCAGAGATCGTCGTAGCCGTGGGTGACCATCATAACGACGTGGAGATGCTGAAGGAGGCCGACCTGGCGGCTGCGCCGCTTGACGCCACTCCCGAGGTGCTCTCCGTTGCGGACATCGTGATGCCCTCGGCCTTTGACGCGGGCTTTGCCCGTCTCGCAGAATGGCTGCTGAGGATGGACGAAGAGCGAATTCCGAGGGCGGCAGGGATGCCTGGGAACAAGCTGTACGTCTGA
- a CDS encoding OmpH family outer membrane protein, which yields MFLRKRIGVLLLMVFIFSVLTVAVASANEKIGVIDSQKIIFQHPKFEGVTKQLQQISSQKENETRLAMEKEPDQNKKAQIFNAKRSELAQEEARLMQPIFQEAQVAVRTVARLKGLTVVIEQSAVYFGGIDITDDVIQELKKKAAGK from the coding sequence ATGTTCTTGAGAAAACGCATAGGGGTTCTTCTGTTAATGGTGTTCATCTTCTCCGTCTTGACGGTCGCGGTCGCTTCCGCGAACGAGAAGATCGGCGTGATAGATTCTCAGAAGATCATATTTCAGCACCCGAAGTTCGAGGGTGTCACAAAGCAGCTGCAGCAGATAAGCTCCCAGAAGGAAAACGAGACGAGGCTGGCGATGGAGAAGGAGCCGGATCAGAATAAGAAGGCCCAGATCTTCAATGCCAAGAGGAGCGAGCTGGCCCAGGAGGAGGCCCGCCTGATGCAGCCGATCTTCCAGGAGGCCCAGGTGGCCGTCAGGACAGTGGCCAGGCTCAAGGGCCTTACCGTCGTCATCGAGCAATCCGCTGTCTACTTCGGAGGCATCGACATCACCGACGACGTCATCCAGGAGCTCAAGAAGAAGGCGGCCGGCAAGTAG